A region of the Polaribacter sp. L3A8 genome:
TTTTTCTGTTCTAACCAATTTTATTAGAGAAATTATAAAGGATATAGAAGACATAAATGGCGATTTAAAAATAAAAGCAAAAACTTTACCCATTATTTTCGGTAGAAAAAGAGCTTCTAAAGTCGCTTTTTTCTTTAGTGCCATATTATTGGTATTTCTATTGATAGTGCTACAATCCTTAAAAGAAGACATACTCCTTTTAGGTTATGGAATTGTCTTTATTCTATTTCCATTCCTTTATTTTATGTATCAATTATGGATTTCAGAAACGAAGAAAGACTTTTCTAAACTAAGCAGTTTGATGAAAATAGTGATGCTTTTTGGTATATTATCGATGGTATTGTTTAAAATAAAATAATAAAAACAGATTCCTGCCTTTGCAGAAATTACAAAAGAAACAAATGTTAAGAGAAAAATTAAAACAATACAACGTAATACTAGCCTCAAAATCTCCAAGAAGACAACAATTCTTTAAAGATTTAGACATCGATTTTAAGATTCAGCTTAAAGAGGTAGAAGAAATTTATCCTCCTGAATTAAAAGGAACAGAAATTACCGATTTTTTAGCGGATTTAAAAGCGCAAGCATTTAGTAATTTAACCGAAAAGGATTTATTAATTACATCCGATACCATTGTTTGGTTAGATGAAAAAGCATTAGGTAAACCAAAAGACGAAGCTGATGCTTTTAATATGTTAAGATCTTTATCTGGCAAAAAACATGAAGTAATTACATCGATAAGTATAAAAAGCAAATTTTTTAAGAAGATTATAAGTGATGTAACTACCGTTTCTTTTAAAGAGCTTTCTGATGATGAAATAAATTATTACATCAAGAATTATAAACCTTTTGATAAAGCTGGTGCATACGGAATTCAAGA
Encoded here:
- a CDS encoding Maf family nucleotide pyrophosphatase, with product MLREKLKQYNVILASKSPRRQQFFKDLDIDFKIQLKEVEEIYPPELKGTEITDFLADLKAQAFSNLTEKDLLITSDTIVWLDEKALGKPKDEADAFNMLRSLSGKKHEVITSISIKSKFFKKIISDVTTVSFKELSDDEINYYIKNYKPFDKAGAYGIQEWIGFIAIDNLEGSYFNVVGLPVHKLYKELMIL